A stretch of the Planctomycetota bacterium genome encodes the following:
- a CDS encoding MarR family winged helix-turn-helix transcriptional regulator: protein MTTQPTTDDLALAAEFDGCLATAVRLVDRVIASTFDEGLRDLGLRSTQVTLLVYLAALGWPTQSELAEATMTDQTTLSRNLERLADRGLVRREADADDQRVVRYALSAGGRTVLGDALPHWRRAQRTIAARLGEDLSAALRSAAGALNTT, encoded by the coding sequence ATGACCACGCAACCCACCACCGACGACCTGGCCCTCGCCGCCGAGTTCGATGGCTGCCTCGCCACGGCGGTGCGGCTGGTGGACCGGGTGATCGCCTCCACGTTCGACGAGGGCCTCCGCGATCTCGGCCTGCGGTCGACGCAGGTGACGCTCCTGGTGTACCTCGCGGCGCTCGGCTGGCCGACCCAATCCGAGCTCGCCGAGGCAACGATGACGGACCAGACCACGCTGTCCCGCAACCTGGAGCGGCTCGCCGATCGCGGGCTGGTCCGCCGCGAGGCCGACGCCGACGACCAGCGGGTCGTTCGCTACGCCCTGAGCGCCGGCGGCCGCACCGTGCTGGGCGATGCGCTCCCGCACTGGAGGCGGGCCCAGCGGACGATCGCCGCCCGCCTGGGCGAGGACCTGTCCGCGGCGCTGCGGTCCGCGGCCGGAGCACTGAACACGACCTGA
- a CDS encoding alpha/beta hydrolase, which translates to MIRNARTLARALALAAALTLVAGTARAGDAAASTGTGTSADTASAATTAAEPRVYHRTMQINGLDIFYREAGPADAPVVLLLHGFPTSSHMYRDLIPRLAGEFRVIAPDYPGYGESATPGRDEYDYTFANAAAIVEKLLEQLGVERFSVYLMDYGAPVGYRLFERNPEAVQSFIIQNGNAYDEGLRDFWEPIKAYWADPTQENRDALRGLLTLEATKWQFYTGARTPEVISPDNWNHIQPKLDRPGNDEIQLDYFYDYRTNVERYPEWQRLFREHQPPALITWGEGDFIFPAEGAYPYQRDLEDVELHILDTGHFALEEDGDLIATLMIDFLRRKIVDADDE; encoded by the coding sequence ATGATCCGCAACGCACGCACACTGGCCCGCGCTCTTGCGCTTGCCGCCGCCCTCACGCTGGTTGCCGGCACGGCCCGGGCGGGCGATGCCGCTGCCTCGACGGGCACCGGCACCTCTGCCGATACGGCATCCGCCGCGACCACCGCCGCCGAGCCGCGCGTCTATCACCGCACGATGCAGATCAACGGGCTGGACATCTTCTACCGCGAGGCGGGCCCGGCCGACGCGCCCGTCGTGCTGCTGCTGCACGGCTTCCCGACGTCGAGCCACATGTACCGCGACCTGATCCCCAGGCTCGCGGGCGAATTCCGCGTGATCGCGCCCGACTACCCGGGCTACGGCGAGAGCGCCACGCCCGGCCGCGACGAGTACGACTACACGTTCGCGAACGCCGCGGCCATCGTCGAGAAGCTCCTCGAGCAACTCGGCGTCGAGCGATTCAGCGTATACCTCATGGACTACGGCGCGCCCGTGGGATACAGGCTCTTCGAGCGCAACCCCGAGGCCGTGCAGTCGTTCATCATCCAGAATGGCAACGCCTACGACGAGGGCCTCCGCGACTTCTGGGAGCCGATCAAGGCGTACTGGGCCGATCCGACCCAGGAGAACCGAGACGCCCTCCGCGGCCTGCTCACGCTCGAGGCCACCAAATGGCAGTTCTACACCGGCGCGCGCACGCCCGAGGTGATCAGCCCCGACAACTGGAACCACATCCAGCCCAAGCTCGATCGTCCGGGCAACGACGAGATCCAGCTCGACTACTTCTACGACTACCGCACCAACGTCGAGCGCTACCCCGAGTGGCAGCGTCTGTTCCGCGAGCACCAGCCGCCCGCGCTGATTACCTGGGGCGAGGGCGATTTCATCTTCCCCGCCGAGGGCGCGTACCCCTACCAGCGCGACCTCGAGGACGTCGAGCTGCACATCCTCGACACGGGCCACTTCGCCCTCGAGGAGGACGGCGACCTCATCGCCACGCTCATGATCGACTTCCTCCGAAGGAAGATCGTCGATGCCGACGACGAATGA
- a CDS encoding GC-type dockerin domain-anchored protein, whose protein sequence is MTALRTKTRLTACGIAVALCTHSLAQTTSVRCADRDFLGSADSSFIARHVERDGGFAFVSSSPFRSQIVVFDVVDPLAPEEISSFSVPGEAQRFAIRGTTLYAAAGPSGLRIYDIEDPRSVVEIGSFSDAGFGFAVDVVDDLAYIAAGNAGLQIVELDLPRPFRVGLANTPGEARDVIVRDGFAFIADGAAGLSVVDVREPASPELLATVDTPGLARGIAMSGDFAFVADGREPFESGGGVQIFDVRDPSAPGLVASYAPDATAIDVRIEGSTLYVAAQPGRVDVVDIADPAAPRTVGRYGTPSGIGAIDVDDGIVTIADSANDLRLLDARDPAGTPVLGTAGFGDDTLFDIAIDGDTGYTVFRTGGVQDTGIRVVDLSDPARPASIATLPLADLFGGVALDGAMLFATSGADAPSIVAISVADPTDPRVVGTTPLADPVLEVAARDGLVFAPSTSEGLVVYDATDPGALVEIATLDVGPANRVALGSGVAYVKVGSSFDDARIVAVDVSDPASPAVLSEVTVNGFVNDLEIIGPGVLATVGDDFSIIDATDVESLAVAGTIDQPAGSFLDLSRQVGVLLASGNGASVYDIHDPFAPKPVGRVAIQSTSSVGFLGDSGVITTQDGQLVTFNLADCCPADLDGDGELTLFDLLAFQNAFDAGDPIADFDGDGLLTFFDFLAFQNAFDAGC, encoded by the coding sequence ATGACGGCCCTTCGAACGAAGACTCGGCTGACGGCCTGCGGGATCGCGGTGGCCCTGTGCACCCACTCGCTGGCCCAGACGACGAGCGTGCGGTGCGCGGATCGCGACTTCTTGGGGTCCGCGGACTCCTCGTTCATCGCGCGTCACGTCGAGCGCGATGGCGGCTTCGCATTCGTGAGTTCTTCGCCCTTCAGGAGCCAGATCGTGGTCTTCGACGTCGTCGATCCCCTCGCGCCCGAGGAGATCTCGTCGTTCTCGGTGCCGGGCGAGGCGCAGCGATTCGCGATCCGCGGGACCACGCTATACGCCGCAGCCGGACCAAGCGGGCTGCGGATCTACGACATCGAGGATCCGCGCAGCGTCGTCGAGATCGGCTCGTTCTCCGATGCCGGCTTCGGCTTCGCGGTCGACGTGGTCGACGATCTCGCGTACATCGCTGCCGGCAATGCGGGGCTGCAGATCGTCGAGCTCGACCTGCCGCGGCCATTCCGCGTCGGCCTTGCGAACACGCCGGGCGAGGCTCGCGACGTGATCGTGCGCGATGGCTTCGCGTTCATCGCGGATGGCGCGGCCGGCCTGAGCGTGGTCGACGTCCGCGAGCCAGCAAGCCCCGAGCTCCTTGCCACCGTGGACACGCCTGGGCTCGCCCGAGGGATCGCCATGAGCGGGGACTTCGCATTCGTGGCGGATGGCCGCGAGCCCTTCGAGAGTGGCGGGGGCGTCCAGATCTTCGATGTCCGCGATCCGTCGGCGCCGGGACTCGTGGCGTCGTACGCCCCGGATGCAACCGCGATCGATGTGCGCATAGAGGGCAGCACGCTCTACGTCGCCGCGCAACCGGGTCGGGTGGACGTGGTCGACATAGCCGACCCCGCGGCGCCGCGGACCGTCGGCCGGTACGGCACGCCGTCGGGCATCGGAGCCATCGACGTCGACGATGGCATCGTAACGATCGCCGACTCGGCGAACGACCTGCGGCTCCTTGATGCACGTGATCCGGCCGGCACTCCGGTGCTCGGCACGGCCGGGTTCGGCGACGACACGCTGTTCGACATCGCCATCGATGGCGACACGGGCTACACGGTGTTCCGGACCGGGGGCGTCCAGGATACCGGCATCCGCGTCGTCGATCTGTCCGATCCGGCCCGGCCCGCCTCCATCGCGACGCTTCCGCTGGCTGATCTCTTCGGCGGAGTCGCCCTCGATGGCGCCATGCTCTTTGCCACTTCTGGTGCGGATGCACCGTCGATCGTTGCGATCTCCGTCGCAGACCCGACCGACCCGCGGGTGGTCGGCACGACGCCGCTCGCCGATCCCGTCCTGGAGGTCGCGGCCCGCGATGGGCTCGTGTTCGCACCGAGCACCAGCGAGGGACTGGTCGTCTACGACGCCACCGACCCCGGAGCCCTGGTTGAGATCGCCACGCTCGACGTTGGGCCGGCCAATCGCGTCGCCCTCGGAAGCGGCGTTGCATACGTGAAGGTCGGCAGCTCGTTCGACGACGCGCGCATCGTGGCGGTCGACGTGTCCGACCCGGCGTCGCCAGCGGTGCTGAGCGAGGTGACCGTCAACGGCTTCGTGAACGACCTCGAGATCATCGGGCCGGGCGTGCTCGCGACGGTGGGGGACGACTTCTCGATCATCGACGCCACCGACGTGGAATCGCTGGCCGTCGCCGGCACCATCGACCAGCCCGCGGGCAGCTTCCTGGACCTGAGTCGCCAGGTCGGGGTGCTGCTCGCGTCGGGCAACGGCGCCAGCGTGTACGACATCCACGATCCGTTTGCGCCCAAGCCAGTCGGTCGCGTCGCGATCCAGAGCACGAGCAGCGTGGGCTTCCTGGGCGACTCCGGCGTTATCACGACGCAGGACGGCCAGCTCGTGACGTTTAATCTGGCGGACTGCTGCCCGGCCGATCTGGATGGCGACGGCGAGCTCACGCTGTTCGATTTGCTGGCCTTCCAGAATGCGTTCGATGCCGGTGACCCGATCGCCGACTTCGACGGCGACGGCCTGCTGACCTTCTTCGACTTCCTCGCATTCCAGAACGCCTTCGACGCGGGCTGCTAG
- a CDS encoding methylmalonyl-CoA mutase family protein, with translation MTPTSTSGTSTFTGPGLTSDGQVDPGAVTISGIALDATYGPDNPPASIHNFDRDIAAPGQFPYTRGLYPQGYRSRLWTMRQFAGFGSADDTNARFKYLLRAGKTTKTKANTGLSTAFDLPTLMGRDSDDALSVGEVGKCGVAIDTIEDMHRLYADIPIDEVTVSQTINGPACVIWAMYLAMAKQRGFAIADLGGTLQNDILKEFHAQNEFIYPPEPSVKLVVDTIEFQSKHMPKWNSVSISGYHIREAGSTGPQELAFTLRDGMEYVEACLLRGLDIDQFAPRLSFFFNSHNEFFEEVCKLRAARRIWARMMRDRYGAKNERSWFMKTHVQTAGCSLTEQQPLNNIVRVAYQAMAGVLGGCQSLHTDSMDETLGLPTEQAVTVALRTQQILAHETGVTRTVDPLGGSYFVEALTDEVEKEALGYIQEIDDMAGGAWKGMADGQPTGGYGGVVEGIHQGYFRRKIAEASYRFSEECEAHDRIIVGVNEYVDEEEDRPIDILQIGPEVEETQLERLAAFKKNRDQAATDRALDAIRTACQQGENVMPHLIDGALANATLGEMVQAMADIYGRYAGGPEW, from the coding sequence ATGACCCCGACCAGCACCAGCGGTACATCCACGTTCACCGGTCCCGGCCTCACCAGCGATGGCCAGGTGGATCCCGGGGCCGTCACCATCTCGGGCATCGCCCTGGACGCGACCTACGGGCCCGACAACCCGCCGGCGTCGATCCACAACTTCGACCGCGACATCGCCGCCCCGGGCCAGTTCCCCTACACGCGGGGCCTCTACCCGCAGGGCTACCGCAGCCGGCTGTGGACCATGCGGCAGTTCGCGGGCTTCGGGTCGGCCGACGACACCAACGCCCGCTTCAAGTACCTGCTGCGGGCCGGCAAGACCACCAAGACCAAGGCCAACACCGGGCTGTCCACCGCCTTCGACCTGCCCACGCTCATGGGCCGCGACAGCGACGACGCGCTCAGCGTCGGCGAGGTCGGCAAGTGCGGCGTGGCCATCGACACCATCGAGGACATGCACCGCCTCTACGCCGACATCCCCATCGACGAGGTCACCGTCAGCCAGACCATCAACGGGCCGGCCTGCGTCATCTGGGCCATGTACCTCGCGATGGCCAAGCAGCGCGGCTTCGCGATCGCCGACCTCGGCGGCACCCTCCAGAACGACATCCTCAAGGAGTTCCACGCCCAGAACGAGTTCATCTATCCCCCCGAGCCAAGCGTGAAGCTGGTCGTCGACACCATCGAGTTCCAGAGCAAGCACATGCCCAAGTGGAACTCGGTGAGCATCAGCGGCTACCACATCCGCGAGGCCGGCAGCACCGGGCCGCAGGAGCTCGCCTTCACCCTCCGCGACGGCATGGAGTACGTCGAGGCCTGCCTGCTCCGCGGGCTGGACATCGATCAGTTCGCGCCGCGGCTGTCGTTCTTCTTCAACAGCCACAACGAGTTCTTCGAGGAGGTCTGCAAGCTCCGCGCCGCCCGCCGCATCTGGGCCCGCATGATGCGCGACCGCTACGGCGCCAAGAACGAGCGCAGCTGGTTCATGAAGACCCACGTGCAGACCGCCGGCTGCAGCCTCACCGAGCAGCAGCCCCTCAACAACATCGTCCGCGTCGCCTACCAGGCCATGGCCGGCGTGCTGGGCGGCTGCCAGAGCCTGCACACCGACAGCATGGACGAGACCCTCGGCCTGCCCACCGAGCAGGCCGTCACCGTCGCGCTCCGCACCCAGCAGATCCTCGCCCACGAGACCGGCGTCACCCGCACCGTCGATCCGCTGGGTGGCAGCTACTTCGTCGAGGCCCTCACCGACGAGGTCGAGAAGGAGGCCCTGGGCTACATCCAGGAGATCGACGACATGGCCGGCGGCGCCTGGAAGGGCATGGCCGATGGCCAACCCACCGGTGGCTACGGCGGCGTCGTCGAGGGCATCCACCAGGGCTACTTCCGACGCAAGATCGCCGAGGCCTCCTACCGCTTCAGCGAGGAGTGCGAGGCCCACGACCGCATCATCGTCGGCGTCAACGAGTACGTGGACGAGGAAGAAGACCGCCCGATCGACATCCTCCAGATCGGCCCGGAGGTCGAAGAGACCCAGCTCGAGCGGCTGGCCGCCTTCAAGAAGAACCGCGACCAGGCCGCCACCGACCGCGCCCTGGACGCCATCCGCACCGCCTGCCAGCAGGGCGAGAACGTGATGCCCCACCTCATCGACGGCGCCCTCGCCAACGCCACGCTCGGCGAGATGGTGCAGGCGATGGCGGATATCTACGGGCGGTATGCGGGTGGGCCGGAGTGGTAG
- a CDS encoding dicarboxylate/amino acid:cation symporter: MADAPPTSPGPTPTPRKTRGLALHWQILIGLGLGIVVGVIVNLAWGPGAWNGLGVEDPGAFLAKEKSLVLPDGQTIEGIVAALPEGELRESLQGRPASDLTKSEAESIDLRFVNHDAGFGANLARFVRNFNGFIGDLFMRCLRFIAVPIVLFSLIVGASSLNDIAKLSRIGGKTIGIYLATTALAITVGLVVANVVRPGTFVNQDTRDRLVADYEANAEGRVATAQERREGITAWGQLLNLIPTNPFAALSEGRMLQVVVLALLIGIALSMIPEARAGPVIRFSEGMTDTIIKLVELLMKTAPYAVFALIVKVVADLGLDVLGALIVYSICVVGGLLVMALGVYPLVLKIFTGVNPGRFYRAIAPAQLLAFSSASSGATLPVTMECVEKRLGVSEEVTSFVVPLGATINMDGTALYQGVAALFIAQLFNMNLDLGQQLTIVGTTTLASIGTAAVPGAGTIMLVIVLQSVGVPLEGIAAILGVDRLLDMCRTSCNVTGDAMVAAVVGGTEGELASADEVEKRQAEEERRGLDEWPGRD; encoded by the coding sequence ATGGCCGACGCCCCGCCCACCTCGCCCGGTCCCACGCCCACGCCGCGGAAGACGCGGGGCCTGGCGCTGCACTGGCAGATCCTCATCGGCCTGGGCCTGGGCATCGTCGTCGGCGTGATCGTCAACTTGGCGTGGGGGCCCGGCGCGTGGAACGGCCTGGGCGTGGAGGACCCCGGGGCGTTCCTGGCGAAGGAGAAGTCGCTCGTCCTGCCCGACGGGCAGACGATCGAGGGCATCGTGGCGGCGCTCCCCGAGGGCGAGCTGCGCGAGAGCCTCCAGGGCCGGCCGGCGTCGGATCTCACCAAGAGCGAGGCCGAGTCGATCGACCTGCGCTTCGTCAACCACGACGCGGGCTTCGGCGCCAACCTCGCGCGCTTCGTGCGCAACTTCAACGGCTTCATCGGCGACCTGTTCATGCGGTGCCTGCGGTTCATCGCGGTGCCCATCGTGCTCTTCAGCCTCATCGTCGGCGCCAGCAGCCTGAACGACATCGCCAAGCTCAGCCGCATCGGCGGCAAGACCATCGGCATCTACCTGGCGACGACGGCGCTGGCCATCACCGTGGGCCTCGTGGTCGCCAACGTCGTTCGGCCCGGCACGTTCGTGAATCAGGACACGCGTGATCGCCTCGTCGCGGACTACGAGGCCAACGCCGAGGGCCGGGTGGCGACGGCCCAGGAGCGGCGGGAGGGCATCACCGCCTGGGGCCAGCTCCTCAACCTGATCCCGACCAATCCGTTCGCCGCGCTATCGGAGGGCAGGATGCTCCAGGTCGTGGTGCTCGCGCTGCTCATCGGCATCGCGCTGAGCATGATCCCCGAGGCGCGGGCCGGCCCGGTCATCCGCTTCAGCGAGGGCATGACCGACACCATCATCAAGCTGGTCGAGCTGCTGATGAAGACCGCGCCCTACGCCGTCTTCGCGCTCATCGTGAAGGTCGTGGCCGACCTGGGGCTCGACGTGCTGGGCGCCCTCATCGTCTACAGCATCTGCGTCGTCGGCGGGCTGCTGGTGATGGCGCTGGGCGTGTACCCGCTGGTGCTCAAGATCTTCACGGGCGTGAACCCCGGGCGGTTCTACCGGGCCATCGCGCCCGCGCAGCTGCTGGCGTTCAGCAGCGCCAGCTCGGGCGCCACGCTGCCGGTGACGATGGAGTGCGTCGAGAAGCGGCTGGGCGTGAGCGAGGAGGTCACCAGCTTCGTGGTGCCGCTGGGCGCCACGATCAACATGGACGGCACCGCCCTCTACCAGGGCGTGGCGGCGCTGTTCATCGCCCAGCTGTTCAACATGAACCTGGACCTGGGCCAGCAGCTCACCATCGTGGGCACCACGACGCTGGCCTCCATCGGGACGGCGGCCGTCCCCGGGGCGGGCACCATCATGCTGGTGATCGTGCTGCAGAGCGTGGGCGTGCCGCTGGAGGGCATCGCCGCCATCCTGGGCGTCGACCGCCTGCTGGACATGTGCCGCACGAGCTGCAACGTCACGGGCGATGCGATGGTGGCGGCCGTCGTCGGCGGCACCGAGGGCGAGCTGGCGAGTGCCGACGAGGTAGAGAAACGGCAGGCGGAGGAGGAGCGGCGGGGGTTGGATGAGTGGCCGGGAAGGGACTAA